The window TCTGCCAACGGTGAATGAATTACACAGCCTGATTAATCATGATAATGGCGGCTGGGCGTTTCCGCTCAGTCTGCCGTTTGCCGGCAGCAATATTTACTGGGTTCAGGATGAACAGGGGCAGGCCCAGATTTTTGATCTGCAGCGCAACAGAGTTATCTCTGATGCTCAGCAGGCGCACTGGCTGCCGCTGGTGGTAAGAGGTGAGGAATATTCCATACGCTCGCAAAACCGGCGCTCGGTCAGCAGTAACCGCTCGGATATGTTTATGGATTTCTCTGTGCTGCAGGCGTTGTATGGGGTTGCATTTCCCGGTGCAGATAATGATCGGCCGGTGTCTGACAAGGGTCAGCAGACGGATGATGTCTGGCTGCAGGAATCCTGTTCCGAGTGTCACCTTGAGGTGCAAACCGATCCGCAAACCGAACCGCAAACCGACCCTTAAAGCCGAAGCATAAATCCGGTTGAATCCGGTATTGGTACTATCAAAGCGCGCAGGTCAGATAAGCAGCTTCACCATAAACGCTGATTCTGGCCTGTAACTCAGCGTCCTGTGACAGCGGATGGCGGTTATGAAAACCATAACGCTGCCAGAACGGCACCGAATTCTGAATGGCAATCAGGCTGGTCTGGGTAAAACACCGCGCTCTGGCAGTATTAAAAAATGCCTCCAGCAGTGGTGAACTTAAACCCAGGCCGCGCGCGGAGGGATCAATGGCTAAATCATGCAGATACAAACAATCAGCCTCCGGTGGCACGATAAAATCATCGGCATCCAGCGCTGGTGGCTGTTCTGTGCGGATTGGCAGGGCAAATAAATAGGCCAGTAATTTTCCGTTT of the Thalassolituus hydrocarboniclasticus genome contains:
- a CDS encoding GNAT family N-acetyltransferase, with translation MSSLRPALITDIPEILRIQALCYTSIEPERAESFINKLQQAPGCAFVVEDKNDIIKDAGNNSDAEIKENGKLLAYLFALPIRTEQPPALDADDFIVPPEADCLYLHDLAIDPSARGLGLSSPLLEAFFNTARARCFTQTSLIAIQNSVPFWQRYGFHNRHPLSQDAELQARISVYGEAAYLTCAL